One Chloroflexota bacterium genomic region harbors:
- a CDS encoding FAD-binding oxidoreductase, giving the protein MPNSRNGSSRVVVVGAGIVGASIAYRIAARGFAVTLIDKALPGSGASSHSFAWINAGLKAPLDYHNLNRRSMDMWEQFAAKIADDGDSASVGLRWGGKVSWVTEPNEAERLESEVRQMQAWGYPSRLINAAELRELEPALAVDSAAAAEYSENEAQVEPQMVVDACVRRLSELGGTVLTNTEVVGLSQSHDGKVKAVETTSGTIECDTVALAAGTDVTPLAAMASVHVPQYRSPGVVIRTNPLPRVLESVPVIYAPSSADGRQEIHIRQCADGRMMIGEGNQESLAEDDSQAHADDLLDRARRFLPALNGSTAVPVPVGWRPMPLDGYPIMGFTREAPNLYIALTHSGVTLAPLLSQLAMLEICDGAVVDAVLSPYRLGRFAGMKTAN; this is encoded by the coding sequence ATGCCAAACTCGCGCAATGGCAGTTCGCGTGTGGTAGTCGTAGGCGCGGGCATCGTAGGCGCGAGCATCGCCTATCGGATAGCTGCACGCGGATTCGCCGTCACGCTCATCGACAAGGCGTTGCCCGGCAGCGGTGCGTCCAGCCACAGCTTTGCATGGATTAATGCCGGCCTGAAGGCGCCGCTTGACTACCACAACCTAAACCGCCGCTCAATGGATATGTGGGAGCAGTTCGCCGCGAAGATTGCGGACGACGGAGACAGCGCGAGCGTGGGGCTGCGCTGGGGCGGCAAGGTGTCGTGGGTGACCGAGCCGAATGAGGCGGAGCGGCTCGAATCTGAAGTAAGGCAAATGCAGGCGTGGGGATACCCGTCGCGTCTCATCAACGCGGCGGAGTTGCGAGAGCTTGAGCCGGCGCTCGCGGTGGACAGTGCCGCCGCCGCAGAATATAGCGAGAACGAAGCTCAGGTCGAGCCGCAAATGGTCGTCGATGCATGTGTGCGCCGGTTGTCTGAGCTTGGTGGGACAGTCCTCACGAACACGGAAGTCGTCGGGTTGAGCCAGTCGCACGATGGCAAGGTAAAGGCGGTCGAAACGACATCCGGCACAATCGAATGTGACACCGTAGCGCTGGCTGCCGGCACTGATGTTACACCGCTCGCCGCGATGGCAAGCGTGCATGTGCCGCAATATCGGAGTCCGGGTGTGGTAATTCGCACGAATCCGCTGCCGCGTGTGCTGGAAAGTGTGCCGGTCATCTATGCGCCCTCATCGGCAGACGGGCGGCAAGAGATTCACATCCGGCAGTGCGCCGACGGCAGGATGATGATAGGAGAGGGCAATCAGGAAAGCTTAGCAGAAGACGACAGCCAAGCGCACGCAGATGATTTGCTAGACCGCGCGCGTCGGTTCCTGCCCGCGCTCAACGGCTCAACGGCGGTGCCCGTCCCGGTCGGCTGGCGACCAATGCCGCTAGACGGCTACCCAATAATGGGCTTCACACGAGAAGCGCCAAATCTGTACATCGCCCTAACACACAGTGGCGTAACACTGGCGCCACTGCTAAGCCAACTCGCGATGCTAGAAATATGCGACGGCGCGGTTGTTGATGCCGTGCTATCGCCGTATCGCCTAGGGCGATTCGCTGGCATGAAGACGGCAAATTAG
- a CDS encoding ABC transporter substrate-binding protein, giving the protein MSDTTLTFALGNYGHTTPLKDGSVTSSRFGMEHKEITPVPMIFRRMVRALEFDVAEMALATYLCSRAHGKRLTALPIFLTHDFYHGGILVNRNSGISAPKDLEGRRVGVRSYTLTPGVWTRSILQHEHGVDLDAVTWVLSGDEHVEEFVEPSNVESSANSDLADMLISGEVDATIGAGPIDSDDVMPMFPDAPRLDAAWHEKTGLYPISHLLVVKDDLLDGMDKIAHELYGMFSEAKAPYVERLQSGEASGPGDQSFLARAEIVDGDPIPYGYESARHTLETFIAHNVEQGVIPTVVDSETLFPADTLKLA; this is encoded by the coding sequence ATGAGCGACACGACTTTGACATTTGCGCTTGGCAATTACGGGCATACGACGCCGCTTAAGGACGGCAGCGTAACATCGAGCAGGTTCGGCATGGAACACAAAGAAATCACGCCTGTGCCGATGATATTCCGGCGGATGGTGCGCGCGCTGGAGTTCGATGTCGCGGAGATGGCACTCGCGACATACCTGTGCTCACGCGCGCACGGCAAGCGACTCACCGCGCTACCTATATTCCTGACGCACGACTTCTATCACGGCGGCATACTGGTCAACAGGAACTCAGGCATCAGCGCGCCGAAGGACCTTGAAGGGCGCAGAGTCGGCGTCCGCAGCTATACTCTGACGCCGGGCGTATGGACGCGCTCGATACTGCAGCACGAACACGGCGTGGACTTAGACGCCGTAACATGGGTGCTGTCGGGCGATGAGCATGTCGAAGAGTTCGTCGAGCCATCGAATGTGGAGTCGTCGGCAAACAGCGATCTCGCCGACATGCTGATTTCAGGCGAAGTGGATGCTACGATAGGCGCAGGTCCAATTGATTCGGACGATGTAATGCCGATGTTCCCCGACGCCCCGCGGTTGGACGCCGCGTGGCACGAGAAGACCGGCTTGTACCCCATCAGCCACCTGCTCGTCGTGAAGGACGACCTGCTAGACGGCATGGACAAGATCGCGCACGAACTCTACGGCATGTTCAGCGAGGCGAAGGCGCCGTATGTGGAGCGCCTGCAATCCGGCGAGGCGTCCGGACCGGGGGATCAGAGCTTCCTTGCGCGAGCCGAAATCGTGGACGGCGACCCTATCCCCTACGGCTACGAAAGCGCCCGCCACACGCTCGAAACATTCATAGCGCACAACGTTGAACAAGGCGTAATTCCCACCGTCGTGGACTCGGAGACGCTGTTCCCCGCGGATACGCTGAAGCTGGCGTAG
- a CDS encoding leucine--tRNA ligase, protein MAVVRTVEQRFDHSAIDAKWQQRWVEDGAHTVKDDDLRPKWYELTMYPYPSGDLHIGHWYAMSPSDAHARFRRMQGYNVLHPMGFDAFGLNAENAAIQRGIHPFRWTTENMENMRRQLRSMGAIYDWDREVVTCAPEYYKWNQWFFLQFYKNGLAYRADAPVNWCPRCQTVLANEQVVNGLCERCDSTVTHRDLNQWFFKITDYAEELLDHSKIDWPAKINRMQDNWIGRSEGVDIEFDISEYGLEETTMTTFTTRIDTVYGVTFVVLAPEHPLVEKLTTPERKAEVESYVEQARVQTEIERLSTEKEKTGVFTGAYCVNRLNGERVPILVGDYVLLTYGTGIVMGVPAHDDRDFIFAQKYGLPIRVVVAPPDWDGNDLEEAYVAVGTQVNSAQFDGLSSAEGKERIAEHIEANGWGKRTVQYRVRDWLISRQRYWGTPIPVVYCEVCGDVPVPEEDLPVLLPEDAEFRPTGESPLALNKGFLNTKCPICGRAAKRETDTMDTFVDSSWYFLRFTDAKYEKAAFDPDKLAQWGAVDQYTGGAEHAVMHLLYARFFVKALRDLGMLDMDEPFDRLYNQGVILGSDHEKMSKSRGNVIAPDEYVDTFGADVVRCFLMFLGPWDQGGSWSDSGINGMARWINRVWDVATRDGRQLDDFPRDDDAVRDVQRLMHKTIQRVGEDLDRFKFNTALAGLMEYTNGLNQHWEDKGIHSEHWAEAVSNLLTLMSPMAPHVSEELWEITGHKGSVHANTWPEWDEELAADEVFTLVVQVNGRVRDKLEVPVSITQEAAETAALQSGRVAPHIEGKSVARVIYVPGKLVNVVAR, encoded by the coding sequence ATGGCAGTTGTCAGGACGGTGGAGCAGAGATTCGATCACAGTGCTATTGATGCCAAATGGCAGCAGCGATGGGTTGAAGATGGCGCGCACACGGTAAAGGACGACGACCTACGCCCGAAGTGGTACGAGCTGACGATGTATCCCTATCCGTCAGGCGACCTGCATATCGGGCACTGGTACGCAATGAGCCCGTCTGATGCGCACGCACGCTTTCGCCGCATGCAGGGTTACAATGTGCTGCATCCCATGGGGTTTGACGCATTCGGCTTGAACGCCGAGAACGCCGCCATACAGCGCGGTATTCACCCGTTCCGATGGACGACCGAGAACATGGAGAACATGCGCCGGCAGCTGCGTAGCATGGGTGCCATCTACGACTGGGATAGGGAAGTCGTAACCTGCGCGCCCGAATACTACAAGTGGAATCAGTGGTTCTTCTTGCAGTTCTACAAGAACGGGCTGGCGTATCGCGCAGACGCGCCGGTGAATTGGTGCCCGCGCTGCCAGACCGTCCTTGCGAACGAGCAGGTGGTCAACGGGCTGTGCGAGCGCTGCGATTCGACGGTTACGCATCGGGACCTTAATCAATGGTTCTTCAAGATTACCGACTACGCCGAAGAGCTGCTCGACCACTCGAAGATAGACTGGCCTGCCAAGATTAATCGGATGCAGGACAACTGGATAGGCCGCAGTGAGGGTGTGGACATCGAGTTCGACATATCCGAGTATGGCTTGGAAGAAACGACGATGACGACCTTCACCACACGTATCGACACCGTGTATGGCGTAACATTCGTAGTGCTCGCGCCGGAACACCCGCTGGTCGAGAAGTTGACCACGCCGGAGCGAAAGGCGGAGGTCGAGTCGTATGTCGAGCAGGCGCGCGTACAGACCGAGATTGAACGGCTGTCCACCGAAAAGGAAAAGACCGGCGTATTCACAGGCGCATACTGCGTCAACAGGCTGAACGGCGAGCGCGTGCCGATACTTGTCGGCGACTATGTTCTGCTGACATACGGCACGGGCATCGTGATGGGCGTGCCTGCGCACGATGACCGCGATTTCATTTTCGCGCAGAAGTATGGACTGCCGATTCGTGTTGTTGTCGCTCCGCCCGATTGGGACGGCAATGACCTTGAGGAGGCGTATGTCGCGGTCGGCACGCAGGTCAACTCCGCGCAATTCGACGGGCTGAGCAGCGCAGAAGGCAAAGAGCGTATCGCCGAGCACATCGAGGCGAACGGCTGGGGCAAGCGAACGGTGCAATACCGCGTGCGCGACTGGCTCATCTCGCGCCAGCGTTACTGGGGTACGCCGATTCCTGTCGTTTATTGCGAAGTCTGCGGCGATGTGCCGGTGCCTGAGGAAGACTTGCCCGTGCTGCTGCCGGAAGACGCCGAGTTTCGCCCGACAGGCGAGTCGCCGTTGGCGCTGAACAAGGGCTTCTTGAACACCAAGTGCCCAATCTGCGGTAGGGCAGCCAAGCGCGAGACCGACACGATGGACACCTTCGTGGACTCGTCGTGGTACTTCCTGCGCTTCACCGACGCCAAGTACGAGAAGGCAGCGTTCGACCCGGACAAGCTGGCGCAGTGGGGTGCCGTTGACCAATACACCGGCGGCGCGGAACACGCAGTGATGCACCTGCTCTACGCGCGTTTCTTCGTGAAGGCGTTGCGCGATCTGGGTATGCTGGACATGGACGAGCCGTTTGACCGGCTGTACAACCAGGGCGTCATACTCGGTTCCGACCACGAGAAAATGAGCAAGTCGCGCGGGAATGTCATCGCGCCGGACGAATATGTGGACACATTCGGCGCGGATGTGGTGCGCTGCTTCCTGATGTTCCTCGGACCGTGGGATCAGGGCGGCAGCTGGAGCGATTCCGGCATCAACGGCATGGCGCGCTGGATCAACCGTGTCTGGGATGTCGCCACGCGCGACGGGAGACAGCTCGACGACTTCCCGCGCGACGATGACGCCGTGCGCGATGTGCAGCGCCTGATGCACAAGACAATTCAGCGTGTAGGCGAAGACCTCGACCGCTTCAAGTTCAACACGGCGCTCGCAGGCTTGATGGAGTACACGAACGGGCTAAACCAGCACTGGGAAGACAAGGGCATCCACTCCGAGCACTGGGCTGAGGCGGTCAGCAACCTGCTCACATTGATGTCCCCGATGGCGCCGCATGTATCCGAGGAGCTCTGGGAAATTACGGGACACAAAGGAAGCGTCCACGCCAATACCTGGCCCGAATGGGACGAAGAACTAGCCGCCGACGAGGTATTCACGCTGGTAGTGCAGGTAAACGGCCGCGTCCGCGACAAACTGGAAGTTCCTGTGTCCATCACCCAAGAAGCAGCCGAAACAGCCGCTTTGCAAAGCGGTAGGGTTGCGCCGCACATCGAAGGTAAATCAGTAGCTCGTGTGATATATGTGCCCGGCAAGTTGGTGAATGTGGTGGCGCGGTAG
- a CDS encoding adenylate kinase, with protein MNGENRYPSKDTRRIAILGTTGSGKTTLALQLSKMLGIPAVELDAIRHGPNWTETPDDEFRRRIAGSLRGDHWIVDGNYTVARDIIWPRATTLIWLDYSFPLVFWRLFRRTMIRGIMRTRLWNDNTEDLWRHFLTKDSLFLWAIQTHWKRRKSLADTLTSEDYRQIEVLRFKSVKETRRWLESISAEM; from the coding sequence ATGAATGGTGAAAATCGTTATCCGTCCAAAGACACCCGCCGCATCGCCATACTCGGCACCACGGGTTCGGGAAAGACGACACTGGCGCTGCAGCTGTCGAAGATGCTGGGAATACCTGCCGTCGAGCTGGACGCCATACGGCACGGTCCGAACTGGACAGAAACGCCGGACGACGAATTCAGGCGTCGGATTGCCGGTTCGCTGCGTGGCGATCACTGGATTGTGGACGGCAATTACACGGTGGCGCGCGACATCATTTGGCCACGCGCTACAACGCTCATATGGCTCGATTATTCATTCCCGCTGGTGTTCTGGCGCTTATTCCGGCGCACGATGATACGCGGCATTATGCGCACCAGGCTCTGGAACGACAACACGGAGGACCTATGGCGGCACTTCCTGACGAAGGATTCGCTGTTCCTGTGGGCAATTCAGACGCACTGGAAACGGCGTAAATCACTCGCCGACACACTGACATCGGAGGATTACCGGCAGATCGAAGTGCTGCGATTCAAATCTGTGAAGGAAACGCGCAGGTGGCTTGAAAGTATCAGCGCCGAAATGTAG
- a CDS encoding tartrate dehydrogenase codes for MPEYRISVIRGDGIGVDVIEEGIKVLNAVGEQYGIDWNFIEHPWNVDYYIEHGRMMPTDGLDQMAESDAIYLGAVGRPDVQDHITLNGLLLPIRRTFDQYVCERPSVLYPGITSPLRDAKPYEIDMLVIRENTEGEYAEVGGFQYAGFDEEIGIQSGVFTRRGCERIIAYAFEQARKRNKAKHVTSITKSNALGYGMLVWDRAFERVAERYPDVETLSLLIDAACMDFVRRPESFDVVVGSNLFGDILTDIGAIITGSMGLAPSGNIDPERRFPSMFEPVHGSAPDIAGQGIANPMAAVLSGSMMLRHLGHEDAADVVDKAVFFIIEQGELLTPDLGGTSSTSQVGDAIVNALGKG; via the coding sequence ATGCCCGAGTATAGGATTTCAGTCATCCGTGGCGATGGCATCGGCGTGGATGTAATCGAAGAGGGCATCAAGGTTCTGAATGCCGTCGGCGAGCAGTACGGCATCGACTGGAACTTCATCGAACACCCCTGGAATGTGGACTACTACATTGAGCACGGCAGGATGATGCCCACCGACGGGCTAGACCAAATGGCTGAGTCGGACGCGATATATCTTGGCGCGGTGGGTCGCCCCGACGTTCAAGATCACATCACCCTGAACGGTCTGCTGCTGCCAATCCGCCGCACCTTCGACCAGTATGTGTGCGAGCGCCCAAGCGTACTATATCCCGGCATCACATCGCCGCTGCGAGACGCGAAGCCCTACGAAATCGACATGCTCGTCATACGCGAGAATACCGAAGGCGAATACGCCGAAGTTGGGGGTTTCCAGTATGCCGGATTCGATGAGGAAATCGGCATACAGTCGGGCGTGTTCACGCGGCGCGGCTGCGAGCGCATTATCGCCTACGCCTTCGAGCAAGCGCGCAAGCGCAACAAGGCGAAGCACGTAACATCAATCACCAAGTCCAACGCGCTCGGCTACGGCATGCTCGTGTGGGACAGGGCGTTCGAGCGCGTGGCGGAGCGATATCCTGATGTGGAGACGCTTTCGCTGCTGATAGACGCCGCGTGCATGGACTTTGTGCGCCGCCCGGAAAGTTTCGACGTTGTCGTGGGCAGCAACCTGTTCGGCGACATCCTAACCGACATCGGCGCGATAATCACGGGCAGCATGGGATTGGCGCCAAGCGGCAACATCGACCCGGAGCGCCGTTTCCCCTCGATGTTCGAGCCGGTACACGGCAGCGCCCCGGACATTGCTGGGCAGGGCATAGCGAATCCGATGGCGGCGGTTCTGTCCGGCTCTATGATGCTGCGTCATCTTGGGCACGAAGACGCCGCGGATGTTGTGGACAAGGCGGTGTTCTTCATCATTGAGCAGGGTGAGCTGCTGACGCCTGACCTTGGCGGCACATCGTCCACATCACAGGTCGGCGACGCCATCGTCAACGCACTGGGCAAGGGCTAG